Proteins encoded within one genomic window of Streptomyces taklimakanensis:
- a CDS encoding Atu4866 domain-containing protein — MTDTDTDTVDWNRKALDEIVANDGGRPVLFTNARIVTMDPLIGTVTGADVLLVGSLIVGVGPAIVTAAQDDNAIVVDCTGTTVVPAVVDTAALVGGRGRRSEYVATLTPGNTADFLVVPDELAADVPSAVTTLVSRPERVRALVAAGRPVLWAGTDAPGRPTAPETGIPAAPDLTGDPRLGVWIDREDFLHQELTADGRYDETRGGRPHAYQGRFWIDGDRIDYLDDLGFWAYGKFEADELHHASYVMKRS; from the coding sequence ATGACCGACACCGACACCGACACCGTGGACTGGAACCGAAAGGCCCTCGACGAGATCGTCGCGAACGACGGTGGCCGTCCGGTCCTGTTCACCAACGCCCGGATCGTGACGATGGACCCGCTGATCGGGACCGTGACCGGTGCCGACGTCCTGCTCGTCGGTTCCCTGATCGTGGGCGTCGGCCCCGCCATCGTCACCGCGGCACAGGACGACAACGCCATCGTCGTCGACTGCACGGGCACGACCGTCGTCCCCGCCGTCGTGGACACCGCCGCCCTGGTCGGCGGGCGCGGCCGACGCTCGGAGTACGTCGCGACGCTGACACCGGGCAACACCGCCGACTTCCTGGTGGTGCCCGACGAGCTCGCCGCCGATGTGCCCAGCGCGGTGACCACCCTCGTGTCCCGCCCGGAACGAGTCCGCGCGCTGGTCGCGGCCGGCCGGCCCGTCCTGTGGGCGGGCACCGACGCCCCCGGCAGGCCCACCGCCCCCGAGACGGGCATCCCCGCCGCACCGGACCTGACCGGCGACCCACGGCTCGGCGTCTGGATCGACCGGGAGGACTTCCTGCACCAGGAACTCACCGCCGACGGCCGCTACGACGAGACCCGGGGCGGCCGCCCCCACGCCTATCAGGGCCGGTTCTGGATCGACGGCGACCGCATCGACTACCTGGACGACCTCGGCTTCTGGGCCTACGGGAAGTTCGAGGCCGACGAACTGCACCACGCGAGTTACGTCATGAAGCGCAGCTGA
- a CDS encoding amidohydrolase family protein, translating into MNNVNDTTSAAVLDRLRRRPAHERRILFTGATIVTMDPALGVLHDADLLVEGDTITAIGPNIDAGDAVAVDATGSVLSPGFVDTHRHAWEAQLRRIMPDVDDLGAYVVSTLAGYATVYRPEDMYTGTKLAALTAIDGGITTMLDFSHNSRTPEHSDAAVEALRDTGIRGVHASMGPHFGDWDRQWPGDLTRLKERYFGSDDQLLTLRLATLATDEIAGPALAYGPELARVAKDLDIGVSVDAVFGTSSSEAIPRWAGHGILGPDVTLIHATGLTPEAWKVMGETGTTVALAPTSDAQIGLETAIPAVDEALSAGIRPGLSIDVEVALVSDMFTQMRTLHAIQRMRAVNAAHGTDGQPARITTHDVLDFATLQGARTNGLEGVTGSLTPGKKADLLVVRAEDLNNMPLNDPVGTVVLGSDARNIGAVLVNGEVRKWDGHVLDIDLPALRREVHASREYVLNTPAA; encoded by the coding sequence ATGAACAACGTCAACGACACCACCAGCGCCGCCGTCCTCGACCGGCTCCGACGCCGCCCCGCACACGAACGGCGCATCCTGTTCACCGGCGCGACCATCGTCACCATGGACCCCGCCCTCGGTGTCCTGCACGACGCCGACCTGCTCGTCGAGGGCGACACCATCACCGCGATCGGTCCGAACATCGACGCCGGCGACGCCGTGGCCGTCGACGCCACCGGCTCCGTCCTCAGCCCCGGTTTCGTCGACACCCACCGGCACGCCTGGGAGGCCCAGTTGCGCCGCATCATGCCGGACGTCGACGACCTCGGCGCCTACGTCGTGTCCACCCTGGCCGGTTACGCCACGGTCTACCGGCCCGAGGACATGTACACCGGCACCAAGCTGGCCGCCCTCACCGCGATCGACGGCGGCATCACGACCATGCTCGACTTCTCCCACAACTCCCGCACCCCCGAGCACTCCGACGCCGCGGTCGAGGCCCTCCGCGACACCGGCATCCGCGGCGTGCACGCCTCCATGGGCCCGCACTTCGGCGACTGGGACAGGCAGTGGCCCGGCGACCTGACCCGCCTCAAGGAGCGGTACTTCGGCAGCGACGACCAGCTGCTGACCCTGCGCCTGGCGACGCTCGCCACCGACGAGATCGCCGGCCCGGCACTCGCCTACGGTCCCGAACTCGCCCGCGTCGCGAAGGACCTGGACATCGGGGTGAGCGTGGACGCGGTCTTCGGCACATCCTCCTCCGAGGCGATCCCGCGCTGGGCCGGACACGGCATCCTCGGCCCCGACGTCACTCTCATCCACGCCACCGGGCTGACCCCCGAAGCGTGGAAGGTCATGGGGGAGACCGGCACCACCGTGGCCCTCGCCCCCACCTCCGACGCCCAGATCGGTCTGGAGACCGCGATCCCCGCCGTCGACGAGGCCCTGTCCGCCGGCATCCGCCCCGGACTGAGTATCGACGTCGAAGTCGCCTTGGTCAGCGACATGTTCACGCAGATGCGCACCCTGCACGCCATCCAGCGGATGCGGGCCGTCAACGCCGCCCACGGCACCGACGGGCAGCCCGCCCGCATCACCACCCACGACGTCCTGGACTTCGCCACCCTCCAGGGTGCCCGTACCAACGGCCTGGAGGGCGTCACCGGCTCGCTCACCCCGGGCAAGAAGGCCGACCTGCTGGTCGTCCGGGCCGAGGACCTCAACAACATGCCGCTCAACGACCCCGTCGGCACCGTCGTGCTGGGCTCCGACGCCCGCAACATCGGCGCCGTCCTCGTCAACGGTGAGGTACGCAAGTGGGACGGCCACGTCCTCGACATCGACCTGCCCGCCCTGCGCCGCGAGGTCCACGCCTCGCGCGAGTACGTGCTGAACACCCCGGCAGCCTGA
- the rpsR gene encoding 30S ribosomal protein S18, with the protein MPRRPDPRGQVRPRPNPLDAAGITYIDYKDTDLLRKFVSDRGKIRSRRVTRVTAQQQRRLARAIKNAREMTLLPYSSR; encoded by the coding sequence ATGCCCCGCCGCCCCGATCCCCGCGGACAGGTCAGGCCCCGCCCCAACCCCCTGGACGCCGCCGGAATCACCTACATCGACTACAAGGACACCGATCTGCTGCGGAAGTTCGTCTCCGACCGCGGCAAGATCCGCAGCCGCCGCGTCACCCGCGTCACCGCCCAGCAGCAGCGCCGGCTCGCCCGCGCGATCAAGAACGCCCGGGAGATGACCCTGCTGCCCTACTCGAGCCGATAG
- a CDS encoding CobW family GTP-binding protein gives MAAGCALPVVVVAGLHSDARRQTVEGLLRTVSDSVALHHDLSTAAEGVVTLTVRDASGELSRGEAPLVNDCACCALRENLVPELERLAAAGTVRLAVVELWDSVEPKGMAEVIAAHGHGALEFGCVVTAVDPALVLPCLANGDDLTEVGLAAATADRRTVADTWARQIEYAPVLALVDNPEADEEDHALLAQLHPTARRMAADSPELAEAAFGGFDVAMAAAAQHPACTLLPQDAEEAGVGTLVWRRHRPFHPERLYEALEDLACAAARSRGRFWLADRPDTLLAWDCAGGALCVESAGPWLASLPDAAWEMADPVRRAAAALDWHPEHGDRCQHLVFTSPGLDREGLAGLLDSCLLTDAEYAAGPEAWRRLPAAFDPLLDPA, from the coding sequence ATGGCGGCCGGCTGCGCGCTCCCCGTGGTGGTCGTCGCCGGACTGCACTCCGACGCCCGTCGGCAGACCGTGGAGGGGCTGCTGCGGACCGTGTCGGACAGCGTGGCGCTCCACCACGACCTGTCCACCGCCGCCGAAGGCGTGGTGACGCTCACCGTGCGCGACGCCTCGGGCGAACTGTCCCGCGGTGAGGCTCCGCTGGTCAACGACTGCGCATGCTGCGCGCTGCGCGAGAATCTCGTCCCGGAGCTGGAGCGGCTGGCCGCCGCCGGCACGGTCCGGCTGGCCGTCGTCGAGCTGTGGGACTCCGTCGAGCCCAAGGGCATGGCCGAGGTGATCGCCGCCCACGGCCACGGCGCCCTGGAGTTCGGCTGTGTCGTCACCGCCGTCGACCCCGCCCTCGTCCTGCCCTGCCTGGCGAACGGGGACGACCTGACCGAGGTCGGCCTCGCCGCGGCCACCGCCGACCGGCGCACCGTCGCCGACACCTGGGCGCGGCAGATCGAGTACGCGCCGGTGCTGGCCCTCGTCGACAACCCGGAGGCCGACGAGGAGGACCACGCCCTCCTCGCCCAGCTCCACCCCACCGCCCGCCGGATGGCCGCCGATTCCCCGGAGCTGGCCGAGGCGGCCTTCGGCGGCTTCGACGTGGCGATGGCCGCCGCCGCGCAGCACCCCGCCTGCACCCTGCTGCCCCAGGACGCGGAGGAGGCCGGGGTGGGCACCCTCGTCTGGCGCCGCCACCGCCCCTTCCACCCCGAGCGTCTCTACGAGGCCCTCGAAGACCTCGCCTGCGCCGCTGCCCGCAGCCGCGGCCGCTTCTGGCTCGCCGACCGCCCCGACACCCTGCTGGCCTGGGACTGTGCCGGCGGCGCGCTCTGCGTCGAGAGCGCCGGCCCCTGGCTGGCGTCCCTGCCCGACGCCGCCTGGGAGATGGCCGATCCCGTCCGCAGGGCGGCCGCCGCGTTGGACTGGCACCCCGAACACGGCGACCGCTGCCAGCACCTGGTCTTCACCTCCCCCGGCCTGGACCGTGAGGGCCTGGCGGGCCTGCTCGACTCCTGCCTGCTCACCGACGCCGAGTACGCCGCCGGGCCCGAGGCCTGGAGACGCCTCCCGGCCGCCTTCGACCCCCTGCTGGACCCGGCCTGA
- a CDS encoding type B 50S ribosomal protein L31 has translation MKPGIHPPYGPVVFRDRSAGFAFLTRSTMTSDKTIEWEDGATYPVVDVEISSASHPFYTGTQRVLDTAGRVERFERRYGRHGKR, from the coding sequence GTGAAACCCGGAATCCACCCCCCGTACGGCCCCGTCGTCTTCCGCGACCGGAGCGCCGGCTTCGCCTTCCTCACCCGCTCCACCATGACCAGCGACAAGACCATCGAGTGGGAGGACGGCGCCACCTATCCCGTCGTCGATGTCGAGATCTCCTCGGCGAGTCACCCCTTCTACACCGGCACCCAGCGGGTGCTGGACACCGCCGGACGCGTCGAGCGGTTCGAGCGCCGCTACGGAAGGCACGGGAAGCGCTGA
- the rpmG gene encoding 50S ribosomal protein L33, protein MARSELRPVVKLRSTAGTGYTYVTRKNRRNDPDRMVLRKYDPLVRRHVDFREER, encoded by the coding sequence ATGGCACGCAGTGAACTCCGCCCGGTCGTCAAGCTCCGCTCCACCGCGGGGACCGGCTACACCTACGTCACCCGCAAGAACCGCCGCAACGACCCCGACCGCATGGTCCTGCGCAAGTACGACCCCCTCGTCCGCCGGCACGTCGACTTCCGCGAGGAACGCTGA
- the rpmB gene encoding 50S ribosomal protein L28, whose protein sequence is MSAHCQLTGAEPGFGKKISHSHRRTSRRFDPNIQRKRYWLPGEGRHVRLTLSAKGIKAVDAIGIEAAVARIRARGGRV, encoded by the coding sequence GTGTCCGCCCACTGCCAGCTCACCGGCGCCGAGCCGGGCTTCGGCAAGAAGATCTCCCACTCCCACCGGCGCACTTCGCGCCGCTTCGACCCCAACATCCAGCGCAAGCGGTACTGGCTGCCCGGCGAGGGCCGCCACGTCCGCCTCACCCTCAGCGCGAAGGGCATCAAGGCCGTCGACGCCATCGGTATCGAGGCCGCCGTCGCCCGCATCCGCGCCCGGGGAGGAAGGGTCTGA
- the rpsN gene encoding 30S ribosomal protein S14 yields MAKKSKIAKNDKRRATVARYAARRAELKEILRRSSSTEEERAAALAELRRQPRDASATRVRNRDAVDGRPRGHLRRFGLSRVRMRQQAHAGFLPGVTKSSW; encoded by the coding sequence ATGGCCAAGAAGAGCAAGATCGCCAAGAACGACAAGCGCAGGGCGACCGTCGCCCGGTACGCGGCCCGGCGCGCGGAGCTGAAGGAAATCCTCCGCCGCTCCTCCTCCACCGAGGAAGAGCGGGCCGCCGCCCTGGCCGAGCTGCGGCGCCAACCGCGCGACGCCAGTGCCACCCGGGTGCGCAACCGCGACGCCGTGGACGGCCGACCGCGCGGCCACCTGCGCAGGTTCGGACTCTCCCGGGTGCGGATGCGGCAGCAGGCCCACGCAGGCTTCCTTCCCGGGGTCACCAAGTCCTCCTGGTGA
- the rpmF gene encoding 50S ribosomal protein L32, translated as MAVPKRKMSRSNTRHRRAQWKARTPQLVPITVDGVPHLVPQRLVRAYERGLLRPQG; from the coding sequence ATGGCCGTGCCCAAGCGGAAGATGTCCCGCAGCAATACCCGCCACCGTCGCGCCCAGTGGAAGGCCCGCACCCCGCAGCTGGTGCCGATCACGGTGGACGGGGTGCCCCATCTGGTGCCGCAGCGCCTGGTCAGGGCGTACGAGCGCGGTCTGCTGCGCCCCCAGGGCTGA
- a CDS encoding lytic polysaccharide monooxygenase auxiliary activity family 9 protein, producing MVFAVVVGALTWTAPAQAHGTIVNPASRAYQCWKTWGSNHTSPAMQTEDPMCYQAFQANPDTMWNWMSALRDGLGGQFQARTPDGTLCSNNLSRNASLNKPGQWKTTNVSNNFTVQLHDQASHGADYFRVYVSKQGFNPKTQTLGWGNLDFITQTGRFAPAQDIRFNVNTSGYSGHHILFVIWQASHLDQAYMWCSDVNFG from the coding sequence ATGGTGTTCGCCGTGGTTGTCGGCGCACTGACCTGGACGGCCCCCGCCCAGGCTCACGGCACCATCGTCAACCCCGCCTCCCGCGCGTACCAGTGCTGGAAGACATGGGGCAGCAACCACACGAGCCCGGCCATGCAGACCGAAGACCCCATGTGTTATCAGGCGTTCCAGGCCAACCCTGACACCATGTGGAACTGGATGAGCGCGCTCCGCGACGGCCTCGGTGGCCAGTTCCAGGCGCGGACCCCCGACGGGACGCTCTGCAGCAACAACCTCTCCAGGAACGCCAGCCTGAACAAGCCCGGGCAGTGGAAGACGACCAACGTCAGCAACAACTTCACGGTCCAGCTGCACGACCAGGCGTCCCACGGTGCCGACTACTTCAGGGTCTACGTGAGCAAGCAGGGCTTCAACCCCAAGACCCAGACCCTGGGCTGGGGCAACCTCGACTTCATCACGCAGACCGGCCGCTTCGCCCCGGCGCAGGACATCAGGTTCAACGTCAACACCTCCGGGTACAGCGGACACCACATCCTGTTCGTGATCTGGCAGGCCTCGCACCTCGACCAGGCCTACATGTGGTGCAGCGACGTGAACTTCGGCTGA
- a CDS encoding calcium-binding protein: MNRTRATVSAVAVTLFTAGLAVGPASAAAATATAAEAKARVGADWATQSIVFTAAAGQTNNLNVFSMYTSDGIRRIGFSDVVPLEPGNHCAYSRPEDTTSVVCELPADSPRPDRIDVFLGDGNDTIAAFTPGIGTVSGGPGDDELHAHTARTVLGDAGNDMVMGPAALHGGDGTDHLMGDSGNQRMWGGRGDDMIEGYGGDDTVYAGPGDDHAMGGDGRDIVLGGPGNDTLDGEGGDDLVFGGAGKDTLEGGPGRNIVLP, from the coding sequence ATGAACCGAACCCGAGCCACCGTCAGCGCGGTCGCCGTGACCCTGTTCACCGCCGGCCTCGCCGTCGGCCCGGCATCCGCCGCCGCCGCCACCGCCACCGCCGCCGAGGCGAAGGCCCGCGTCGGAGCCGACTGGGCAACTCAGTCGATCGTCTTCACCGCCGCTGCAGGACAGACCAACAACCTCAACGTATTCTCCATGTACACCAGCGACGGGATCCGGCGGATCGGCTTCAGCGACGTGGTCCCGCTCGAACCGGGCAACCACTGTGCGTACTCCAGACCCGAGGACACCACCTCCGTCGTCTGCGAACTGCCCGCCGACAGCCCCCGGCCCGACAGGATCGACGTCTTCCTCGGCGACGGCAACGACACGATCGCCGCCTTCACCCCCGGGATCGGCACCGTCAGCGGCGGCCCCGGTGACGACGAACTGCACGCTCACACCGCACGCACGGTGCTGGGCGACGCGGGGAACGACATGGTCATGGGACCCGCGGCCCTGCACGGCGGCGACGGCACGGACCACCTGATGGGCGACAGCGGCAACCAGCGGATGTGGGGCGGCCGGGGCGACGACATGATCGAGGGTTACGGCGGTGACGACACCGTGTACGCCGGCCCCGGCGACGACCACGCCATGGGCGGGGACGGCCGCGACATCGTCCTCGGCGGCCCCGGCAACGACACACTGGACGGCGAAGGCGGCGACGACCTCGTCTTCGGTGGTGCCGGAAAGGACACCCTCGAAGGCGGACCCGGCCGCAACATCGTCCTCCCGTAA
- a CDS encoding peptidase C39 family protein gives MTDSTAATRRTVLAAAIATAATAAVVPSAVASPLVAAPATPRNVRRRRGGSTVDYHAWTSATDWRSGTGRGTRVAAGRRPGIAIAAPAGTVDHTDPHTDRTATWEYATWTSPVHRLPVPASELVASWNAHTPAGTWIRIEMRGTYTDGTDTPWYTLGVWASGDEDIRRTSVDDQGDGKSSVWTDTFAIDDTDTGPRLAAYRLRATLHRAPGTDATPTVWRLGAMGSDVPARFEVPATEPGVAAGVELNVPRYSQNIHIGQYPEYDNGGEAWCSPTSSQMIIEYWGRKPSAEDLAWVDSSYADPQVCHAARFTYDYQYSGCGNWPFNTAYAATYHDMQGIVTRLDSLADAERLVRAGIPLITSQSFLEAELDGAGYGTAGHLMTVIGFTKDGDVIANDPAADSNEAVRRVYQRRQFENIWLRTKRYDANGRVRSGTGGICYILFPARPAPSQHRVLRELGIC, from the coding sequence ATGACCGACAGCACAGCGGCCACCCGCCGTACCGTACTCGCCGCCGCCATCGCCACAGCCGCGACCGCGGCCGTCGTTCCCTCGGCCGTCGCCTCCCCGCTCGTCGCCGCCCCCGCCACCCCGCGGAACGTCCGGCGCCGAAGGGGCGGATCCACCGTGGACTACCACGCGTGGACCTCCGCCACCGACTGGCGCTCCGGCACCGGACGGGGCACCCGTGTGGCGGCCGGACGACGCCCCGGCATCGCGATCGCCGCGCCCGCCGGCACCGTCGACCACACCGACCCGCACACCGACCGCACCGCCACCTGGGAGTACGCCACCTGGACCTCGCCCGTCCACCGTCTGCCGGTGCCCGCGAGCGAACTCGTCGCCTCCTGGAACGCCCACACCCCGGCCGGGACCTGGATCCGGATCGAGATGCGCGGCACCTACACCGACGGCACCGACACCCCCTGGTACACCCTGGGCGTCTGGGCCTCCGGCGACGAGGACATCCGCCGCACCTCGGTGGACGACCAGGGCGACGGCAAGTCCAGCGTCTGGACCGACACCTTCGCGATCGACGACACGGACACCGGTCCGCGCCTGGCCGCCTACCGGCTGCGCGCCACCCTCCACCGCGCCCCCGGCACCGACGCCACCCCGACCGTCTGGCGGCTGGGTGCCATGGGCTCCGACGTTCCCGCGCGCTTCGAGGTCCCGGCCACCGAACCGGGCGTGGCGGCCGGCGTCGAACTGAACGTGCCGCGCTACTCGCAGAACATCCACATCGGCCAGTACCCCGAGTACGACAACGGCGGCGAGGCCTGGTGCAGCCCCACCTCCTCGCAGATGATCATCGAGTACTGGGGGCGGAAACCCAGCGCCGAGGACCTGGCCTGGGTCGACTCCTCCTACGCCGACCCCCAGGTCTGCCACGCCGCCCGCTTCACCTACGACTACCAGTACTCCGGGTGCGGCAACTGGCCGTTCAACACCGCCTACGCGGCCACGTACCACGACATGCAGGGCATCGTCACCCGCCTGGACTCCCTCGCCGACGCCGAGCGCCTGGTCCGCGCGGGCATTCCGCTGATCACCTCCCAGTCCTTCCTGGAGGCCGAGCTCGACGGCGCCGGCTACGGCACCGCCGGTCACCTGATGACCGTCATCGGCTTCACGAAGGACGGCGACGTCATCGCCAACGATCCGGCCGCCGACAGCAACGAGGCCGTCCGCCGCGTCTACCAGCGCCGCCAGTTCGAGAACATCTGGCTCCGCACCAAGCGCTACGACGCGAACGGCCGGGTCAGGAGCGGTACGGGAGGCATCTGCTACATCCTCTTCCCGGCGAGGCCGGCACCGAGTCAGCACCGGGTGCTACGGGAGCTGGGCATCTGCTGA
- a CDS encoding uridine kinase family protein: MSGSFDASSGPPPAPRDLAGLARLLRGLPPSCGPVRLVGIDGHAGSGKSTLAGRLAKALGGAPVLHLDDLADHDALFDWAGRVLDQVIAPFSRGEPARHRIYDWEHRVFDRARTLPPAPVVLVEGVGAGRRALRPHLAHLLWTDLPREEAWARGRRRDGPRLADFWDGWERAENRHFAADPSRPHCDHLVRPCPEGYLVLSGPRGADDDTPLVHRE; the protein is encoded by the coding sequence ATGTCCGGCTCCTTCGACGCGTCTTCGGGGCCGCCGCCCGCGCCTCGCGACCTCGCCGGCCTCGCCCGACTGCTGCGCGGGCTGCCGCCGTCCTGCGGTCCGGTGCGGCTGGTGGGGATCGACGGGCACGCCGGGTCGGGGAAGAGCACCCTGGCCGGCCGGTTGGCGAAGGCGCTCGGCGGGGCTCCGGTGCTCCATCTGGACGACCTGGCCGACCACGACGCGCTCTTCGACTGGGCCGGACGCGTCCTGGACCAGGTGATCGCCCCCTTCTCCCGCGGTGAGCCCGCTCGTCACCGGATCTACGACTGGGAGCACCGGGTGTTCGACAGGGCGCGCACGCTGCCGCCCGCGCCGGTGGTGCTCGTGGAAGGAGTGGGCGCGGGGCGTCGGGCCCTGCGCCCCCATCTGGCGCACCTGCTGTGGACGGACCTGCCGCGCGAGGAGGCCTGGGCGCGCGGGCGGCGTCGGGACGGCCCCCGGCTGGCGGACTTCTGGGACGGCTGGGAGCGCGCGGAGAACCGCCACTTCGCCGCCGACCCCTCACGCCCGCACTGCGACCACTTGGTGCGTCCGTGCCCCGAGGGGTATCTGGTGCTGTCCGGGCCGCGCGGGGCGGACGACGACACCCCGCTCGTTCACCGAGAGTGA
- a CDS encoding AAA family ATPase codes for MGYGTQDTRGPHAPADLAWLRGVDAYTVGGYAHAEEEFRAAVRLDPGMADAWLGLHALRVDTTTALLRMHEHRHRFGEQRARHDRPLNSWYWLGWWVQPVLETERDLLLAHASHWLDGRHVAELDRALAECPPVETDPQVRFLHACRAYLAKDWELLVRHTDPLVDDPLLGIEASLFAGMARVRLEMYGQAEPLLAAALMRCRSEQPQRKELRYWLARAREGTGRSAAALPLYRAVHRVDPAFMDTSARLTAIAEGDGLDAAPPDAVASVTVGTGPDVLDPATGPATDPPSGAGGFGPVGTDGADPAVEDLSPVAPPGEPDGPAPVESDDPRRRAAGSPDHRNAGAFPTGPSDPAMLAEAMERLERMVGLEPVKRQVRALSAQLHMARLRAERGLPVQPPKRHFVFSGPSGTGKTTVARILGKVFCALGLLGGDHLVEAQRSDLVGEYLGQTAVKANELIDSALGGVLFVDEAYSLSNTGYSKGDAYGDEALQVLLKRAEDNRDRLVVILAGYPEGMDRLLSANPGLSSRFTTRVDFPSYRPLELTAIGRVLAAENGDVWDEEALEELRSISGHVVDQGWVDELGNGRFLRTLYEKSCAYRDLRLSGYPGTPSREDLSTLRLPDLMQAYGEVLSGRGPEGPRHEPPPQV; via the coding sequence ATGGGCTACGGCACGCAGGACACCCGGGGCCCGCACGCCCCCGCCGATCTCGCCTGGCTGCGTGGCGTGGACGCGTACACCGTGGGCGGCTACGCACACGCCGAGGAGGAGTTCCGGGCCGCCGTACGGCTCGATCCGGGCATGGCCGACGCCTGGCTGGGCCTGCACGCCCTGCGCGTCGACACCACCACGGCCCTGCTGCGCATGCACGAGCACCGTCACCGCTTCGGCGAGCAGCGCGCCCGGCACGACCGGCCGCTGAACTCCTGGTACTGGCTGGGGTGGTGGGTGCAGCCGGTGCTGGAGACCGAGCGCGACCTGCTGCTGGCGCACGCCTCCCACTGGTTGGACGGCCGCCACGTCGCCGAGTTGGACCGGGCCCTGGCCGAGTGCCCTCCGGTGGAGACCGACCCGCAGGTCCGGTTCCTGCACGCCTGCCGCGCCTACCTCGCCAAGGACTGGGAGCTGCTGGTCCGGCACACCGACCCGCTGGTGGACGACCCGCTGCTGGGCATCGAGGCGAGCCTGTTCGCGGGCATGGCCCGGGTGCGGTTGGAGATGTACGGGCAGGCGGAGCCGCTGCTGGCCGCGGCCCTGATGCGCTGCCGCAGCGAGCAGCCGCAGCGCAAGGAGCTGCGCTACTGGCTGGCGCGGGCCCGGGAGGGCACCGGACGCAGCGCGGCGGCGCTGCCCCTGTACCGGGCGGTGCACCGGGTGGATCCGGCGTTCATGGACACCTCCGCCCGGCTCACCGCCATCGCGGAGGGGGACGGGCTGGACGCCGCGCCGCCGGACGCGGTCGCGTCCGTGACGGTGGGCACCGGTCCGGACGTGCTCGACCCCGCGACCGGCCCCGCGACCGACCCGCCGTCCGGAGCCGGGGGGTTCGGCCCGGTCGGGACGGACGGCGCCGACCCGGCCGTCGAGGACCTGTCCCCCGTCGCCCCGCCGGGGGAGCCGGACGGACCGGCGCCGGTGGAGTCCGACGACCCGCGGCGGCGGGCGGCGGGTTCCCCGGACCACCGGAACGCCGGGGCCTTCCCCACCGGGCCGTCCGACCCGGCGATGCTGGCCGAGGCGATGGAACGCCTGGAGCGCATGGTCGGTCTGGAGCCGGTCAAGCGGCAGGTGCGGGCGCTGTCGGCGCAGCTGCACATGGCGCGGCTCCGCGCCGAGCGGGGGCTGCCCGTCCAGCCGCCCAAACGGCACTTCGTCTTCTCCGGCCCTTCGGGGACGGGGAAGACGACCGTGGCGCGGATCCTGGGGAAGGTCTTCTGCGCGCTGGGGCTGTTGGGCGGAGACCACCTGGTGGAGGCCCAGCGGTCCGATCTGGTGGGCGAGTACCTGGGCCAGACGGCGGTGAAGGCCAACGAGCTGATCGACTCGGCGCTGGGCGGCGTGCTGTTCGTGGACGAGGCGTACAGCCTCTCCAACACCGGCTACTCCAAGGGCGACGCGTACGGCGACGAGGCGCTCCAGGTGCTGCTGAAGCGGGCGGAGGACAACCGGGACCGGCTGGTGGTGATCCTGGCGGGCTATCCGGAGGGCATGGACCGGTTGTTGTCCGCCAATCCGGGGCTGAGCTCCCGCTTCACCACCCGGGTGGACTTCCCCAGCTACCGGCCGCTGGAGTTGACGGCCATCGGGAGGGTGCTGGCGGCCGAGAACGGCGACGTGTGGGACGAGGAGGCCCTGGAGGAGCTGCGCAGCATCAGCGGTCACGTGGTGGACCAGGGGTGGGTCGACGAGTTGGGCAACGGGCGCTTCCTGCGCACGCTGTACGAGAAGTCCTGCGCGTACCGGGACCTGCGGCTGTCGGGCTACCCGGGCACACCGTCCCGCGAGGACCTGTCGACGTTGCGGTTGCCGGACCTGATGCAGGCCTACGGGGAGGTGCTCTCCGGGCGCGGCCCCGAGGGGCCGCGCCACGAGCCTCCGCCCCAGGTCTGA